The Eremothecium gossypii ATCC 10895 chromosome IV, complete sequence genome contains a region encoding:
- the CDC24 gene encoding Rho family guanine nucleotide exchange factor CDC24 (Syntenic homolog of Saccharomyces cerevisiae YAL041W (CDC24)) — MSNQASQSTISLRSVVSTATQQLMNKKVSEEDSLYHICVGVKRKLECLPQLKPYLALAHANAALASEQQAVLLAQKDAMEAAEVPLSPLNPAHNSMISASAGAATSPVSEIRPTSISSSTLDESEDSNAVNMEDTVLTFAMGILPSSVECDPVTELSKLFQQGSPLCIIFNAVKPHCKLPVVSSDDTKICKKSIYDFIMGLKLHFAFNDEELFTISDVFSNSTDHFTKVLDVVIALLNSVPQIFFKLPSPTMEEPQVNGYLSDHNKIVKEFVETERKYVHDLEVLSKYRQQLLENQIISSEELYMLFPNLNEIIDFQRRFLVALEINGQVPAQAQRIGALFMHSKHFFKLYEPWSIGQNAAINFISSSFDKMQSQEFVIGNKMELQSFLLKPVQRLCRYPLLLKDLLKLSVKTKSDVDTKELQTALEISKSIARSINENQRRTENHEVVKKLYGRVVNWKGYRIAKFGELLYFDKVNISTSNSNEPEKEFEVYLFEKIIILFSEVQQKKSNSRSLKIKTNSISSSSLHLSGANSPSSSAVSLTGDSKLDLRGRIMIVNLIQIIPIENHSLNITWESAKEQGNFILKFKNEETRDNWSSCLQNLLRQIRSESYKSTATGSTDRSSFSSPYGHPHYSAASINSSAVRQISEVMPKQLNHHQTFEHEYRSISENYKNSIPESMLMVRVSFNNDFYTLLVSMEAEIDDVLVMLKKKLAHAGSICKIKYQDEDGDFVMLESEDDWSVVKDMLKESKERILNVWAFV, encoded by the coding sequence ATGTCGAACCAGGCGTCGCAATCGACCATTTCGCTGCGCAGCGTGGTTTCGACGGCGACACAACAGCTGATGAACAAAAAGGTGTCTGAGGAAGACTCGCTGTACCACATCTGTGTGGGGGTGAAGCGCAAGCTGGAGTGCTTGCCGCAGCTGAAGCCGTATCTGGCACTGGCACATGCGAATGCGGCGCTGGCGAGTGAGCAACAGGCAGTGCTGTTGGCGCAGAAGGATGCAATGGAGGCGGCTGAGGTGCCGCTGAGCCCGCTCAACCCGGCGCACAACAGCATGATCTCTGCATCTGCAGGGGCGGCGACGTCGCCTGTGTCTGAGATACGGCCGACGTCGATTTCGAGCAGCACACTAGATGAGTCTGAGGACAGCAACGCGGTAAATATGGAGGACACCGTCTTGACGTTTGCGATGGGGATTCTTCCATCGTCCGTGGAGTGCGATCCCGTGACGGAGCTGTCGAAGCTGTTCCAGCAGGGCTCGCCCCTGTGCATTATCTTTAATGCAGTCAAGCCGCACTGCAAACTTCCCGTTGTTTCGTCTGACGACACGAAGATATGCAAAAAGTCGATCTACGATTTTATTATGGGGCTGAAGCTGCATTTTGCGTTCAACGACGAGGAGCTGTTCACCATCTCTGATGTGTTTTCCAACTCAACTGATCACTTCACCAAGGTGCTAGACGTTGTAATTGCTCTGCTCAATTCTGTCCCTCAGATTTTCTTCAAGCTGCCCTCCCCCACAATGGAGGAGCCACAGGTCAATGGCTATTTATCCGATCATAACAAAATTGTTAAGGAGTTCGTGGAAACAGAGCGGAAGTACGTTCACGATCTGGAAGTCCTAAGCAAATACAGACAACAACTATTGGAGAATCAGATTATCTCCTCTGAAGAGCTATACATGCTTTTCCCGAACTTGAATGAGATCATAGACTTTCAAAGGAGATTTCTGGTTGCTCTAGAAATTAACGGGCAGGTTCCTGCGCAAGCACAACGGATTGGTGCTCTTTTTATGCATTCGAAGCACTTCTTCAAGCTTTATGAGCCGTGGTCTATTGGGCAAAATGCCGCAATTAATTTCATCTCGTCCAGTTTTGACAAGATGCAGTCCCAAGAGTTTGTTATAGGCAACAAAATGGAACTGCAATCCTTTCTCCTAAAGCCGGTTCAAAGGCTGTGCCGATACCCACTGCTGCTCAAGGATCTTTTAAAACTCTCTGTGAAAACAAAAAGCGATGTGGACACTAAGGAGTTACAAACTGCTCTGGAGATTTCTAAATCTATTGCCAGAAGTATAAATGAAAACCAAAGGCGCACGGAGAATCATGAGGTGGTTAAGAAGTTGTATGGTCGAGTGGTAAACTGGAAGGGCTATCGTATTGCTAAATTTGGCGAACTTTTATATTTTGATAAGGTGAACATTTCAACAAGCAATTCAAACGAACCTGAAAAAGAATTTGAAGTTTATTTGTTTGAAAAAATAATCATACTCTTTAGTGAGGTGCAACAAAAGAAGTCAAACTCTCGGAGTTTGAAAATTAAAACTAATTCTATCTCTTCCTCGTCCTTGCACCTATCTGGAGCAAACTCCCCGTCCTCTAGCGCTGTCAGTCTGACTGGAGATTCCAAGTTAGATCTGCGGGGCCGTATTATGATAGTAAATCTGATCCAGATTATTCCGATCGAAAATCACTCGTTGAATATCACTTGGGAATCAGCCAAAGAGCAGGGCAATTTCATTCTAAAATTTAAGAATGAAGAGACCAGAGATAATTGGTCGTCTTGTCTCCAGAATCTGCTACGCCAGATTAGGAGCGAATCTTATAAATCTACGGCTACGGGTAGTACTGATCGCTCTTCATTCTCCTCTCCGTATGGACACCCGCATTATAGTGCTGCTTCCATCAACAGCAGTGCTGTAAGACAAATATCAGAAGTGATGCCTAAACAGCTCAATCATCACCAGACCTTTGAGCACGAGTACAGATCCATATCTGAAAACTACAAGAATTCTATCCCAGAATCCATGTTGATGGTACGGGTATCATTCAACAACGATTTCTACACTTTGCTGGTATCTATGGAAGCCGAAATTGATGACGTTCTAGTTATGCTCAAGAAGAAGTTAGCCCACGCAGGGTCCATTTGTAAAATAAAGTATCAAGATGAGGATGGCGACTTCGTGATGTTGGAGAGTGAAGACGATTGGTCAGTTGTTAAAGATATGTTAAAGGAGAGCAAAGAACGGATACTAAACGTTTGGGCATTTGTTTGA
- the ERV46 gene encoding retrograde cargo receptor ERV46 (Syntenic homolog of Saccharomyces cerevisiae YAL042W (ERV46)), with protein MVKSKLLSLDAFAKTEEDVRVRTRAGGLITLGCVVVTLLLLVSEWRRLWEVEKRPQVVLDRDRQQKLELRLDITFSQMPCELLNLDIIDDTGEAQLNLLEEGFTKTRLDKHGRTLGKEEFRVGETLPSTDDQDYCGPCYGARDQDQNENLPRSERVCCQTCGEVRAAYAEMNWATFDGKGFEQCKREGYTERLQEQINEGCRVAGTAQLNRVHGNIHFAPGSAHVGKGHAHDDSFYKEHPHLSFNHVIHSLSFGPEIAGNPGPLNGRAMEVPNGHSHFFSYFAKVVPIRYETLAGTITESAEFSVTAHDRPVHGGRDADHPNTVHFRGGMAGMTINFEMSPLKVIQREQYASTWTAFVLNAITSIGGVLAVGTVLDRVTYHTQRTLMGKKTL; from the coding sequence ATGGTGAAGTCGAAGTTACTGTCGCTTGATGCGTTTGCGAAGACCGAGGAGGACGTGCGTGTGCGCACGCGGGCCGGTGGGCTGATCACGCTGGGATGCGTCGTGGTAACGCTGCTGTTGTTGGTCAGCGAGTGGCGACGTCTGTGGGAAGTGGAGAAGCGGCCGCAGGTGGTGCTGGACAGGGACCGGCAGCAGAAGCTGGAGCTGCGGCTCGATATCACGTTCTCGCAGATGCCGTGCGAGCTACTGAACCTGGATATCATAGACGACACAGGCGAAGCACAGCTGAACTTGTTGGAGGAGGGATTCACGAAAACACGGCTGGACAAACACGGACGGACGCTGGGGAAGGAGGAATTCCGAGTGGGCGAGACGTTGCCGTCTACAGACGACCAAGACTACTGTGGGCCGTGCTATGGCGCACGCGACCAGGACCAGAACGAGAACCTGCCGCGCAGCGAGCGCGTGTGCTGTCAGACGTGCGGGGaggtgcgcgcggcgtACGCAGAGATGAACTGGGCCACTTTCGATGGCAAAGGCTTTGAGCAGTGCAAGCGCGAGGGCTACACGGAGCGCCTGCAGGAGCAGATCAACGAGGGATGCCGCGTCGCTGGCACCGCGCAGCTCAACCGCGTTCACGGGAACATTCACTTCGCCCCGGGCTCTGCGCACGTTGGCAAGGGCCACGCCCACGACGATTCCTTCTACAAGGAACACCCCCATCTCTCCTTCAACCACGTGATCCATAGTCTCTCCTTTGGGCCCGAAATTGCCGGCAACCCCGGGCCGCTCAATGGCCGCGCCATGGAGGTTCCGAACGGCCATAGCCACTTCTTTTCCTACTTTGCGAAGGTCGTGCCCATCCGCTACGAGACGCTTGCCGGCACCATCACCGAGTCCGCCGAGTTTTCCGTGACCGCCCACGACCGCCCAGTCCACGGTGGACGCGATGCAGATCACCCGAACACCGTGCATTTCCGTGGCGGCATGGCGGGCATGACCATCAATTTTGAAATGTCTCCACTCAAAGTGATCCAGCGCGAGCAGTATGCTTCTACCTGGACTGCCTTTGTGCTGAACGCTATAACTAGCATTGGGGGTGTCCTAGCCGTTGGTACTGTCTTGGATCGCGTCACCTACCACACGCAGCGTACTCTTATGGGCAAGAAGACTCTTTAG
- the SNX3 gene encoding Snx3p (Syntenic homolog of Saccharomyces cerevisiae YOR357C (SNX3)) — translation MRQFQSFSTTVERELAAAPTARPARTAAGYDEPENFLEVEVRDPRTHFPHGDSNRGMYTDYLVVCRTNLPSFPQRVSQVRRRYSDFEFFKRCLFKELSLSAHPRVVIPALPGKILWARRFHDEVIEERREGLAQWLSTVAGHPLLQSGSKVLVRFLQDEVFNG, via the coding sequence ATGAGGCAGTTCCAGTCCTTCAGCACCACGGTCGAGCGTGAGCTCGCGGCTGCGCCCaccgcgcggccggcgcgcACGGCGGCCGGCTACGATGAGCCCGAGAATTTCCTGGAGGTCGAGGTCCGTGACCCGCGCACCCACTTTCCGCATGGTGACTCCAACCGCGGCATGTATACAGACTACCTAGTTGTGTGCCGCACGAACCTGCCCAGCTTTCCACAGCGCGTGTCGCAGGTTCGCCGCCGCTACAGCGATTTTgagttcttcaagcgcTGCCTGTTCAAGGAACTCTCCCTGTCTGCGCACCCGCGGGTCGTGATCCCCGCGTTGCCCGGCAAGATACTGTGGGCGAGGCGCTTCCATGACGAGGTCATCGAGGAGCGGCGTGAGGGCCTCGCACAGTGGCTAAGCACAGTGGCGGGGCACCCGCTGCTCCAGAGCGGGTCCAAGGTCCTGGTGCGCTTCTTGCAGGACGAAGTGTTCAACGGCTAG
- the HAP5 gene encoding Hap5p (Syntenic homolog of Saccharomyces cerevisiae YOR358W (HAP5)): MQALGGNEEPPAETDELDVFHNVGQGLAGRYREIMVQYWQQLINEIESTNEPGSPHRDDFKSHSLPLARIKKVMKTDEDVKMISAEAPILFAKACEIFITELTMRAWCIAEENKRRTLQKQDIAQALQKSDMFDFLIDIVPRGLE; encoded by the coding sequence ATGCAGGCGCTGGGGGGCAACGAGGAGCCGCCTGCCGAGACCGATGAGCTCGACGTGTTCCACAACGTCGGGCAGGGCCTGGCAGGCCGCTACCGCGAGATAATGGTACAATACTGGCAGCAGCTGATCAATGAGATCGAGTCCACCAACGAGCCCGGCTCACCACATCGCGACGACTTCAAGTCGCACTCCCTGCCGCTAGCGCGCATAAAGAAGGTCATGAAGACCGATGAAGATGTCAAGATGATCAGCGCGGAAGCACCGATCCTGTTTGCAAAGGCTTGCGAGATCTTCATCACAGAGCTGACTATGCGCGCGTGGTGCATCGCCGAGGAGAACAAGCGACGCACGCTGCAGAAGCAGGACATCGCTCAAGCGCTGCAGAAGTCCGACATGTTCGACTTCCTGATCGACATCGTGCCGCGAGGCCTAGAGTAG
- the PTA1 gene encoding RNA-processing protein PTA1 (Syntenic homolog of Saccharomyces cerevisiae YAL043C (PTA1)), translating to MDLAQQLHQLHQVRELAMTNEPDKVLPKVLETALSLYKQNAARPRELSRFCAGLYLDVAAHDRIPASEKPFVAAQHLHDMVGMCQGLWVDHVTYRDVLLGVGSYYEGLFDLVAKTSNETLWKDLMLLKEQILHQWRTCFPLEAGDPLQDHARSLGVKMAAAKLLARMVVVHSRGSGVSISTIPDNHPVIKNKAALQSESRKLLDVLITYLIDEPLMVAPLFSAVLNCLAFIMKRRPVATARILGGLLRFNIDNKYQQENESALRYRLAKRCVERCYKNFVNFGMKAQLIRNSGDLAPYHHKLGKIAQTLHMIAEETKSKGILNFDPALTEKKMSPAEREKYLAACNNRISKSPTPADPPISVPAPVPAGLTAGAQLGMVTPQPPLAVPPIQNSTPVAESSDLPVLIKLQNYTMSKSSVSNFFNNSPVAFDNNYASIYSLMNSKNSEIDLSGLSQETLVKLCTEAIYRADTNKVIAGLSIVAQRYTDLMDKAMKHSTGDADDSDRKKKKPKLEESRAITADTEDGSTNVEDEEESKEFTLGPPAPMSRDEKLQHLQLIVSNICDVSASEDAAALTAPLDQLPVLNRARLLQWDNRTSWVVLLTRLSSRGLQADESMSNLVRQHIYNYFLQDFSNRVAVVIEWLSEEWFSESVRSDAHPVYNEWSLRVLDGLVPFLDNSHRKMFIRLVSELPHLNRDHISRFTSLCLDPLRAPLGFQALKFLIMFRPPVKPLVRDVLEEMKTRDESVREQCDSIIAKFY from the coding sequence ATGGATCTTGCacagcagctgcaccagctgcaCCAGGTCAGGGAGTTGGCGATGACCAACGAACCGGACAAGGTGCTGCCCAAGGTGTTGGAGACAGCGCTGAGTTTATACAAGCAGAacgcggcgcggccgcgggaGCTGTCGCGATTCTGTGCCGGACTGTACCTGGATGTGGCAGCGCACGACCGAATCCCAGCAAGCGAGAAGCCGTTCGTCGCGGCGCAGCATCTGCACGACATGGTAGGGATGTGCCAGGGCCTGTGGgttgatcacgtgacataCCGCGACGTGCTACTAGGCGTGGGCAGCTACTACGAGGGCCTGTTCGACCTGGTCGCGAAGACGTCGAATGAGACGCTGTGGAAGGACCTGATGTTGTTGAAGGAACAGATATTACACCAGTGGCGAACGTGCTTTCCGTTGGAGGCCGGAGACCCCCTTCAAGACCACGCGCGGTCGCTGGGCGTGAAGATGGCCGCAGCAAAACTGCTCGCTCGGATGGTGGTGGTGCACTCGCGCGGGTCTGGAGTGAGCATTAGCACTATCCCAGACAACCACCCGGTGATCAAAAACAAGGCTGCACTGCAGTCGGAGTCACGCAAGCTCCTTGATGTGCTGATTACGTATCTGATCGACGAGCCGCTGATGGTGGCGCCGCTGTTCTCTGCGGTGCTGAACTGCCTGGCTTTCATCATGAAACGGCGGCCCGTTGCGACAGCGCGTATTTTGGGGGGCCTGCTTCGATTCAATATTGACAACAAGTACCAGCAGGAAAACGAGTCTGCGCTGCGGTACCGCCTTGCGAAGCGCTGCGTCGAACGCTGTTACAAGAATTTCGTTAACTTTGGCATGAAAGCGCAGCTGATCCGGAACTCGGGCGACCTGGCGCCCTATCACCACAAGCTGGGGAAGATCGCGCAAACGTTGCACATGATTGCAGAGGAGACGAAGAGTAAGGGTATTCTGAACTTCGACCCTGCTTTGACCGAGAAGAAGATGAGCCCAGCGGAGCGCGAAAAATACCTAGCAGCGTGCAACAACCGTATTTCCAAATCGCCGACACCAGCAGACCCGCCGATAAGCGTGCCGGCTCCAGTACCAGCGGGCCTGACAGCGGGCGCACAGCTTGGCATGGTCACGCCCCAACCGCCACTGGCTGTGCCACCCATTCAAAACAGTACTCCCGTCGCGGAGAGCTCAGACCTGCCCGTTCTAATTAAGCTACAGAACTATACCATGTCGAAATCATCTGTTTCCAACTTCTTTAACAATTCCCCGGTGGCCTTTGATAATAACTACGCGTCAATCTACTCACTAATGAATAGTAAAAACTCTGAGATTGACCTGTCCGGTCTCAGCCAAGAAACACTCGTAAAACTCTGTACCGAGGCCATTTATCGTGCAGACACAAACAAAGTGATCGCAGGCCTTTCCATTGTTGCCCAGCGCTACACAGATCTCATGGACAAGGCAATGAAGCATTCGACTGGTGATGCAGATGACAGCGACCGTAAGAAAAAGAAGCCCAAGTTAGAAGAGTCGCGGGCAATCACTGCGGACACAGAAGATGGCAGCACGAACGTtgaggacgaggaggagagCAAGGAATTCACCTTGGGGCCTCCTGCCCCCATGTCGCGCGACGAGAAGCTACAGCACCTACAGCTGATAGTGTCGAATATATGTGACGTTTCTGCAAGCGAGGATGCGGCTGCGCTGACAGCGCCGCTCGACCAGCTACCTGTGCTCAATCGCGCACGGCTCTTGCAATGGGATAACCGCACCTCGTGGGTGGTGCTCCTCACACGCCTCAGCTCGCGTGGACTACAGGCAGATGAAAGCATGAGTAACCTAGTACGGCAACATATCTACAACTACTTTTTACAAGATTTCAGCAACCGCGTCGCAGTGGTCATAGAGTGGCTCTCCGAGGAATGGTTTTCTGAGTCTGTGCGCTCCGACGCCCACCCTGTGTACAACGAGTGGTCGCTGCGGGTATTGGACGGTCTTGTACCCTTCCTGGATAACTCCCATCGTAAGATGTTTATTCGCCTAGTGAGTGAGCTACCTCACCTAAATCGCGATCATATATCTCGATTCACCTCTCTGTGTCTGGATCCACTTCGTGCGCCGCTGGGCTTCCAGGCTCTCAAGTTCCTCATAATGTTCCGCCCGCCGGTCAAGCCCCTGGTCCGCGATGTCCTCGAAGAAATGAAAACGCGTGACGAGTCCGTTCGCGAGCAGTGCGATAGTATCATAGCCAAGTTTTACTAG
- the VTS1 gene encoding Vts1p (Syntenic homolog of Saccharomyces cerevisiae YOR359W (VTS1)), translating into MMSGYNGDGVSSLPTRTQSPLARGAHPGAVLLSPKRTALGTLGGGAGGSSAQLMSPSQHSLSLNDILDQQAHPSRVDSSSAMSLDASIHQQQHTSGVGMLSPLLQPQASSISVKTAFLDSFGSRPSSAIGLQHGQGQGPDGPQSATGMSLNNSNIMVNFTNDVNQLCTWMSMLTSAQQNTVMDNLLSSLNEEVLQHTKLKLESLTNSGYLSPSLRPIASPIPSRVATLETSTQSASSAQLPGSLMLDSILSDSAAAGAGSTNSNNTNMASHSLAVNSMYRQWSPSPQMNSAQPMFDYLNDITRPRSAEPSRLRNGHTSHHQNGSHHIAMNSGNGAPPNSHSSTGHQVSSQAGGRFSNIKPQRPHSPTSLTKSTSSSSNFSEAQSPAAQPTSPGPSTPNAASNVSSSSNMNPKSLCDPKLLKNIPAWLKSLRLHKYSASLNGKSWQELIDLDDAILEDMGVSALGARRKLLKAFAIVKECKERGLVDESAY; encoded by the coding sequence ATGATGTCGGGGTACAATGGAGATGGCGTCTCCTCGCTGCCGACGAGAACGCAGTCGCCTCTAGCGCGGGGGGCCCATCCAGGCGCGGTGTTGTTGTCACCAAAGCGGACTGCTCTAGGTACGCTTGGCGGGGGTGCTGGTGGGAGCTCGGCGCAGCTGATGAGCCCATCGCAACACTCGCTGAGCCTGAACGACATCTTGGACCAACAGGCGCATCCGTCGCGTGTTGATTCGTCGTCAGCCATGTCCCTAGATGCATCCAtccaccagcagcagcacaCATCGGGCGTTGGGATGCTGTCCCCACTACTGCAGCCGCAGGCGTCGTCCATTTCTGTCAAGACAGCTTTCCTGGACTCCTTTGGCTCGCGGCCATCGAGCGCTATCGGACTGCAGCATGGTCAGGGGCAGGGCCCAGACGGGCCGCAATCTGCCACGGGCATGTCCTTGAACAACAGCAACATCATGGTCAACTTCACCAACGACGTGAACCAGCTTTGTACTTGGATGTCGATGCTCACGTCTGCGCAGCAGAATACGGTCATGGATAATTTGCTGTCCTCGTTGAATGAAGAGGTTTTGCAGCACACGAAGCTGAAGCTTGAAAGCTTGACCAATAGCGGCTACCTTTCGCCTTCCTTGAGGCCAATTGCGTCTCCAATTCCTAGTCGCGTTGCCACACTGGAGACCTCCACGCAGAGCGCTTCTTCGGCCCAATTACCCGGGTCGCTGATGCTGGACTCCATCCTAAGCGACAGTGCAGCAGCGGGGGCAGGTTCGACGAACTCCAACAATACCAACATGGCTAGCCACAGTCTAGCTGTGAACAGCATGTACAGGCAGTGGTCGCCAAGCCCACAGATGAATAGTGCACAGCCTATGTTTGATTACTTGAATGACATTACCCGTCCCAGATCCGCTGAGCCAAGCCGGTTGAGAAACGGACATACGTCACACCATCAGAACGGTTCGCATCATATTGCTATGAATAGTGGCAATGGCGCTCCCCCTAACTCCCACAGCAGCACTGGCCACCAGGTATCGAGTCAGGCGGGCGGTCGTTTTAGCAATATTAAGCCGCAGCGCCCACACTCTCCGACTTCTTTAACTAAGTCCACCAGTTCCAGCTCCAACTTCTCTGAGGCACAGTCGCCTGCTGCCCAACCAACCAGCCCTGGCCCTTCAACCCCGAATGCTGCTTCGAAcgtcagcagcagctccaaTATGAATCCGAAGTCTCTGTGTGACCCCAAACTATTGAAAAACATTCCTGCTTGGTTGAAATCCCTGAGGTTGCACAAGTACTCGGCGTCATTGAATGGCAAGAGCTGGCAAGAATTGATTGACTTGGACGATGCAATACTTGAAGATATGGGTGTCAGCGCTCTTGGCGCGAGACGCAAATTGTTGAAGGCATTTGCCATAGTAAAGGAATGCAAGGAACGTGGCCTCGTGGATGAAAGTGCTTACTAA
- the PDE2 gene encoding 3',5'-cyclic-nucleotide phosphodiesterase PDE2 (Syntenic homolog of Saccharomyces cerevisiae YOR360C (PDE2)), with the protein MATVYLVNCGTDAEVAEDEESPYVSVVVEGVPELLREMFRARLGSERDYEGEMSIVVYDDQEQELSVHQLQELVQNFMPCLNIAVTGVEGWRATVRATLEAAAHSGRANGSQYWMYAESAGEHSRCSFKMYSMAKHLSSLGDTHGEKSNEYRRYLMRHVNPSDLVVVPHDDNHYWSLLDTWSFNAHALDIVELIWCAKLVISKLCTAAATACPEPVGIILLLLHLECSYHQGNKFHNFRHAVDVMQATYQLCDLLKLDPGISLTLCISAIGHDVAHPGTNNALMCKYGSPVAKHYNGVSVLENFHSDVFISILGQHWPEFSDVVQRQAIRDAIISTDMALHEQYLLKLRSCGTRSLREDIPLLTSLIIKAADISNVSRPLIISAQWAVLISYEFDHCTFLENRLKNEPHNEGEGMMDDLDRVPDSIDEIVSKFPGIPGGQLFFITTFVEGLFAGLAEKFGELKFLSDNVQSNKSFWLQLV; encoded by the coding sequence ATGGCGACAGTATACTTGGTGAATTGCGGAACGGATGCGGAGGTAGCGGAAGATGAAGAGTCGCCGTACGTATCAGTGGTGGTGGAGGGGGTGCCTGAACTTCTGCGGGAGATGTTCCGGGCTCGGTTGGGTAGCGAGCGGGACTACGAAGGCGAGATGTCAATTGTGGTCTACGACGACcaggagcaggagctgaGTGTGCATCAGCTGCAAGAGCTGGTGCAGAACTTTATGCCCTGCTTGAACATTGCGGTGACCGGAGTGGAAGGCTGGCGGGCGACGGTGCGCGCAACGCTTGAAGCAGCGGCGCACAGCGGAAGAGCGAACGGGAGTCAGTACTGGATGTACGCGGAGAGTGCAGGCGAGCACTCGCGGTGCTCATTTAAAATGTACTCCATGGCAAAGCACCTCTCGTCTCTCGGCGATACACATGGGGAAAAAAGTAATGAATACCGGAGGTACCTCATGAGGCACGTGAACCCTTCGGACCTTGTGGTGGTGCCTCACGACGACAACCATTACTGGTCGTTGCTCGATACGTGGTCGTTCAATGCACACGCACTGGATATTGTGGAACTCATATGGTGTGCGAAGTTGGTGATCTCGAAGCTTTGCACGGCCGCGGCGACTGCTTGTCCTGAGCCAGTGGGGATCatcctgctgctgctgcacctgGAATGCAGCTACCACCAGGGGAATAAATTCCACAACTTCAGACACGCGGTGGATGTTATGCAGGCAACATACCAGCTTTGCGATTTGCTAAAACTGGATCCGGGTATCTCACTGACGCTCTGTATCTCCGCAATTGGACACGATGTGGCACACCCGGGCACGAACAACGCGTTGATGTGTAAATATGGATCTCCTGTTGCGAAGCACTACAATGGCGTCTCTGTGCTGGAGAACTTCCACAGCGATGTCTTCATTAGCATATTAGGCCAACACTGGCCCGAATTCTCTGACGTTGTGCAGCGGCAAGCGATAAGAGATGCTATCATATCCACCGACATGGCGTTACATGAGCAGTATCTCCTTAAGCTGAGGTCCTGTGGTACACGATCTTTGCGAGAAGATATCCCATTACTGACATCGCTGATAATAAAGGCGGCTGACATTTCCAACGTCTCGCGTCCTCTTATAATTTCTGCCCAATGGGCAGTTCTGATATCTTATGAGTTTGATCACTGCACCTTTCTCGAAAACAGACTGAAGAATGAACCTCATAACGAGGGCGAAGGTATGATGGACGATCTGGATAGGGTACCGGACTCTATAGACGAGATAGTGTCAAAGTTCCCTGGGATACCCGGAGGCCAACTTTTCTTCATCACGACCTTCGTAGAAGGTTTATTTGCAGGTCTGGCTGAAAAATTCGGAGAACTCAAGTTTCTGAGTGACAATGTACAATCTAACAAGAGTTTTTGGCTCCAGCTGGTGTAA
- the GCV3 gene encoding glycine decarboxylase subunit H (Syntenic homolog of Saccharomyces cerevisiae YAL044C (GCV3), start codon based on homology to S. cerevisiae): MFATLRRHVARGVGLQVRAKSGGQHNVLNRGQLPFLYNASGPTAVRYTDQHEWIAAHADGTAFVGVTKYAADALGDATYVELPAADAAVEVGEGLGSIESVKSASEVYAPAGGVVVEANEALQASPQLLNQDPMGAGWLCRLRLHDAAELDSDRLMTLERYEQSLREDA, from the coding sequence ATGTTTGCAACCTTGAGACGGCATGTGGCGCGTGGCGTGGGCTTGCAGGTGCGAGCGAAATCAGGCGGCCAGCACAACGTGCTGAACCGCGGGCAGTTGCCGTTCCTGTACAACGCATCTGGCCCGACGGCGGTGCGGTACACCGACCAGCACGAGTGGATCGCAGCGCACGCCGACGGCACAGCATTTGTGGGAGTGACGAAGTACGCGGCTGATGCTCTAGGGGATGCTACATACGTGGAGCTACCAGCCGCAGATGCGGCGGTGGAGGTGGGCGAGGGACTGGGCTCGATCGAGTCGGTCAAGTCTGCGTCGGAGGTCTACGCGCCGGCAGGCGGTGTGGTGGTGGAGGCGAATGAGGCTTTGCAGGCGTCGCCACAGCTGCTGAACCAGGACCCCATGGGAGCGGGCTGGCTGTGCCGGCTGCGTCTGCATGACGCGGCGGAACTGGATTCGGACCGCCTGATGACGCTTGAGCGCTACGAACAGTCGCTGCGTGAGGACGCCTAG